In the genome of Triticum urartu cultivar G1812 chromosome 5, Tu2.1, whole genome shotgun sequence, one region contains:
- the LOC125506565 gene encoding uncharacterized protein LOC125506565 yields the protein MSSEPLPPPPAAKPPSIPSTTALATAADGTTTISSLGQDQLLDIFLRLPNLPDLVRAALTCRPWLCAVRSSPSFRRLFRALHPAPLLGIFLKVDDDTAPSFAPLRRSDPVVTAALRRGDFFLTSLPLDDAWTVTDCRDGYVLLWNTLWAVAVVNPMTWAVDVISFPDDVADGSLSDFGFLGFHLLTSDENPRSFRVVCLCADVSRVRAAVFSSDTRGWAVHPWVEIGGENSLKYGAGTMVDGSVYWPFYAEGRIIKINTASSVDLPSHTTIDYWQDDFIVGDTKDGELCIVRASDDFRLHVWIRSVGGDGIGIWVRQNMLSLGAEIDRVTRGLEGQVRVVQVRSGCVYFSMTRMTNAGTQRTWFFYLSLETMEIELLIHGTFDDCAFPYHMAWPPCLIGDDGSTGHEVEASC from the coding sequence ATGTCCAGcgagccgctgccgccgccgccagcagcGAAACCTCCGTCCATCCCCTCCACCACTGccctcgccaccgccgccgacgggACCACCACCATATCCTCCCTCGGCCAAGACCAACTTCTCGACATCTTCCTCCGCCTGCCCAACCTCCCGGATCTCGTCCGCGCCGCGCTCACCTGCCGCCCATGGCTCTGCGCCGTCCGCTCCTCCCCGTCCTTCCGCCGCCTCTTCCGAGCCCTTCACCCAGCGCCCCTCCTCGGGATCTTCCTCAAAGTGGACGACGACACCGCCCCCTCCTTCGCACCCCTGCGCCGCTCGGAtcccgtcgtcaccgccgccctccgccgtggCGACTTCTTCCTCACCTCCCTCCCGCTGGACGACGCCTGGACTGTCACGGACTGCCGCGACGGTTACGTCCTCCTATGGAATACTCTCTGGGCCGTGGCTGTGGTGAACCCCATGACCTGGGCTGTGGACGTCATCTCCTTCCCCGATGATGTCGCGGATGGGAGTCTCAGCGATTTCGGCTTCCTTGGTTTCCACCTGCTGACTTCCGACGAGAATCCCCGGTCGTTCCGTGTGGTCTGCCTCTGCGCCGACGTCTCTAGGGTTCGTGCTGCCGTCTTCTCGTCGGATACAAGGGGTTGGGCCGTCCACCCATGGGTGGAGATCGGTGGTGAAAACAGCCTCAAGTACGGTGCAGGCACGATGGTGGACGGTTCAGTTTACTGGCCTTTCTATGCCGAAGGACGCATTATCAAGATCAACACTGCCTCCTCTGTGGATCTACCCTCACACACAACTATTGATTACTGGCAAGACGATTTCATCGTTGGGGATACCAAGGATGGAGAACTCTGCATTGTCCGTGCATCCGATGATTTTCGCCTCCATGTTTGGATCCGTAGTGTGGGCGGTGATGGAATTGGGATTTGGGTGCGGCAGAACATGCTCTCTTTGGGTGCGGAAATTGATCGGGTCACTCGGGGCTTGGAGGGCCAAGTCAGGGTTGTGCAAGTGAGGTCTGGATGTGTCTACTTCTCCATGACACGCATGACTAATGCTGGCACACAGCGCACCTGGTTCTTCTACCTTTCATTGGAGACCATGGAGATCGAGTTACTAATCCACGGCACATTTGATGACTGTGCCTTTCCGTATCATATGGCCTGGCCTCCTTGTTTGATTGGTGATGATGGGAGCACTGGACATGAAGTTGAAGCTTCTTGCTGA